The Christiangramia flava JLT2011 genome has a segment encoding these proteins:
- the pheT gene encoding phenylalanine--tRNA ligase subunit beta has protein sequence MKISYNWLKQFIKLPEDAEKTGELLTDLGLEVEGISNFQSVKGGLEGVVVGHVLSCDPHPNADRLKLTNIHLGNGEEVQIVCGAPNIATGQKVPVATVGTVLYDEKGESWEIKKGKIRGEASLGMVCSEKELGLGQSHEGILVMSDDLVPGTPVAEIFEVENDEVFEIGLTPNRADAMSHWGVARDLKAGYQQQGQVMELITPSVSSFHVDNRSLKVQIKVEDSNLAPRYCGVTLSDVKVEESPKWLRNRLKAIGLSPKNNVVDATNYVMHELGQPLHAFDAGKIAGNEINVKTLEAGTRFVTLDGEERELHEEDLMICDAEKPLCIAGVFGGQNSGVTENTTQVFLESAYFNPVSVRKTAKRHGLNTDASFRFERGIDPNSVEYALKRAALLIKEIAGAEITSDIDDLYPKKIEDFQVFLTFDKVNKLIGENLQEETIKSILASLEIRVNNVTETGMGLTIPSYRVDVQRESDVIEEILRVYGYNNIKFGEKLKLSVANSTRFEDYKIQNIIAGQLIGQGFYETMSNSLTTSAYHELSEEIKDEYQVSMLNPLSKDLSVLRQSMLFSGLETISYNLNRKREHIKIFEFGKTYHSYVSGREENKHLALFVSGKRAAESWNSTPGNGSFFYFKGIVEGIFEKLGIQNLSVKSGKSDVFSEALQLNSKKAKLVEFGTVRKIILKKFDIEQEVLFADFNWDAILKTARTSTTVFRSIPKYPAMRRDFALLLDQKTTYEEIEQIARQTEKKLLKNVNLFDVYEGDNLPEGKKSYAVSFTFQDENKTLTDKQVDKLMGKLQYRFEKELNAELR, from the coding sequence TGAAGATGCCGAAAAAACCGGCGAACTATTAACCGATCTTGGCCTGGAGGTAGAGGGAATTTCTAATTTCCAAAGCGTAAAAGGTGGCCTGGAAGGTGTCGTGGTTGGCCATGTGCTTTCCTGTGATCCACACCCAAATGCAGATCGCCTAAAGCTCACCAATATCCATTTAGGAAATGGCGAGGAGGTTCAGATCGTTTGTGGCGCTCCCAATATTGCGACTGGCCAAAAGGTTCCCGTGGCTACTGTTGGCACGGTGTTGTATGACGAAAAAGGAGAATCCTGGGAGATTAAAAAAGGAAAAATTCGCGGGGAAGCCAGCCTTGGAATGGTCTGTTCTGAAAAAGAACTTGGCCTGGGTCAAAGTCATGAAGGAATCCTGGTGATGAGCGATGATTTGGTTCCCGGAACTCCGGTTGCGGAAATCTTTGAGGTCGAAAATGACGAGGTTTTTGAAATAGGCCTAACGCCAAACCGGGCTGATGCCATGAGCCACTGGGGCGTTGCGCGTGACTTGAAAGCTGGGTACCAGCAACAGGGACAGGTAATGGAGTTGATCACCCCTTCCGTAAGTAGTTTTCATGTAGATAACCGTAGCCTGAAGGTCCAGATCAAAGTGGAAGATTCAAACCTGGCACCTAGATATTGCGGAGTGACGCTCTCTGATGTAAAAGTGGAAGAATCTCCGAAATGGCTTAGGAACCGACTCAAAGCTATTGGCCTGTCGCCAAAAAACAACGTGGTTGACGCTACGAATTACGTCATGCATGAACTTGGGCAACCTCTCCACGCTTTTGATGCCGGAAAAATTGCCGGAAACGAGATCAACGTAAAAACCCTGGAAGCAGGAACCCGCTTTGTAACCTTAGATGGGGAAGAAAGAGAATTGCACGAAGAGGACCTGATGATTTGTGATGCTGAAAAACCGCTGTGTATCGCAGGAGTTTTTGGCGGGCAAAATAGCGGGGTTACTGAAAATACCACACAGGTATTCCTGGAAAGTGCCTATTTTAATCCGGTAAGTGTAAGGAAAACTGCTAAAAGACATGGGCTCAATACCGATGCTTCTTTCCGTTTTGAAAGAGGGATTGACCCGAATTCTGTAGAATATGCACTAAAAAGAGCGGCCCTTCTGATCAAAGAAATCGCAGGTGCCGAAATCACCAGTGATATTGATGACCTGTATCCGAAGAAAATAGAAGATTTCCAGGTATTTCTAACCTTCGACAAGGTGAATAAACTAATTGGTGAGAACCTCCAGGAGGAAACTATTAAATCCATCCTCGCTTCTTTAGAAATTCGGGTAAACAATGTTACGGAAACCGGAATGGGTCTCACGATCCCTTCTTATCGTGTAGATGTGCAGCGAGAATCTGATGTGATTGAAGAGATCCTTCGGGTGTATGGTTACAACAATATCAAATTTGGTGAAAAACTGAAGCTTTCGGTTGCGAATTCCACCCGATTTGAAGATTATAAAATTCAGAATATTATTGCCGGGCAATTGATTGGCCAGGGATTTTATGAGACCATGTCCAATTCGCTTACAACCTCTGCATATCACGAGCTGAGCGAGGAGATCAAGGATGAATATCAGGTTTCGATGCTGAACCCGTTGAGCAAAGACCTTTCGGTTCTGAGGCAATCCATGTTGTTTTCCGGTCTGGAAACCATCAGCTACAACCTCAACAGGAAAAGAGAACATATCAAGATTTTTGAATTCGGAAAGACCTATCACTCCTACGTAAGCGGAAGGGAAGAAAATAAACATCTTGCGCTATTTGTTTCTGGCAAAAGAGCTGCGGAAAGCTGGAACAGCACTCCGGGAAATGGAAGTTTTTTCTATTTCAAAGGAATTGTGGAAGGAATCTTTGAAAAACTGGGTATTCAGAATCTTTCTGTAAAGAGCGGAAAAAGCGATGTTTTCTCAGAAGCCCTTCAGCTGAATTCCAAAAAAGCGAAACTGGTGGAATTCGGGACAGTCAGAAAAATTATTCTGAAAAAGTTCGATATCGAGCAGGAAGTACTGTTCGCAGATTTTAACTGGGATGCCATTCTCAAAACTGCCAGAACGAGTACTACTGTTTTCCGAAGTATTCCGAAATATCCGGCAATGCGCAGAGATTTTGCCTTATTGCTGGACCAAAAGACGACTTACGAGGAAATCGAACAGATTGCCCGTCAAACAGAGAAAAAGCTACTGAAAAATGTGAATTTGTTTGATGTATATGAAGGTGATAATCTCCCCGAAGGCAAGAAAAGTTACGCGGTGAGTTTTACTTTCCAGGATGAAAACAAAACCCTTACTGATAAGCAGGTAGACAAATTAATGGGGAAACTCCAGTACCGATTTGAGAAAGAGCTCAACGCGGAGCTCCGATAA